The Streptomyces sp. NBC_01142 genomic interval GGAGGAGAGGGCCGATTCCTCGCTGAACAACCGGCGCAGGGTGGGCAGCCAGCTCTCGGCCCTGGGCGGACTGCTCTCCTTCACCGAGGAGCGGCGCGACCGGCTCGAGGCGACGACCACCGCAGCCCGGCTGTCGGGCTTCAGGGACCGGGGCCCGGTCTATCTGGGCGGCGCCGACAACGACCCGGCGACGCCGGAGGAGACCCTGCAGGATCCGCCCTGCGGCTATCGGCTCGATGCGGCCCAGTATGCGGACATAAAGGACGAACTTGCCCTGCATGGTGTGGTGTCGTGGCCGGCCGGGAACGACGGTGCTTTTGTGCCGCTGCGGCAGTCCCAGCGCGAACTGATCCCGCTTCTTCTCGACTCTCGTGCGACATATCACCTGGCACCGGGACAAGCGATCACCGCCTGTTGAAGCAGGTGGCGTGCATCACATGTGGTAGGGGGTAGCGGAGAGCGAAAGCAGGTTCTCCGTACCGCGTGAAAGGTGCCCCTCGTGCCGCAAGACGAACAGCAACCCGGAGACCGGGGGGAACGGCCGGTGACGGCGAATCTCCCCGATCATCCGCAGGAAACCGGGCGCCCCAGGACCGACCGCGTGGTCTTCGGCGTCACCGCCGTCCTGACCCTCGCCTTCGTGGTGTGGGGCTCCGTGGCCACCGACACGCTGGAGGAAGTCTCCAGCTCGATGCTGAGCGGGCTGATCCACAACGGCGGATGGGCTTTCGTTCTCGCCGCCTCCGGCTTTGTGGTCTTCGCTCTCTGGCTCGCGATCAGCCGCTACGGCAAGATCCCGCTCGGGCGGGAGGGCGAGGGCCCCGAGTTCCGCACGGTGTCCTGGGTCGCGATGATGTTCAGCGCGGGCATGGGTATCGGCCTGATGTTCTACGGAGTGAGCGAGCCGCTCGCGCACTTCATCACGCCGCCCCCCGGCACGGACCCCGCCGACGCGGCGGAGGCCATGCAGACGGCCATGGCCACCACCCTCTTCCACTGGACGCTGCACCCGTGGGCGATCTACGCGGTGGTCGGGCTCGCCATCGCCTACAGCACTTTCCGCCGCCGGCGGCGGCAGACGATCAGCTCGGTCTTCGTGCCGCTCATCGGGGAGAAGAAGGCGCACGGCGCTCCCGGCCGGGTGATCGACATCCTCGCGATCTTCGCCACGCTCTTCGGCTCCGCCGCCTCGCTCGGCCTCGGTACCCTCCAGATCGGCAGCGGCTTCCTCGAGCTGGGCTGGATGGAGAAGGTCAGCACCGGGCTGCTGGTGGGCATCATCGCGACACTGACGCTGGCGTTCGTCCTCTCCGCCGTCTCCGGCGTCGAGAGGGGAATCCAGTGGCTGTCCAACATCAATATGGTGCTGGCACTGCTGCTCGTCGTGTTCGTGTTCGTCGCCGGGCCGACCATCATCATCCTCGATCTGCTGCCGACGTCGATCGCCGCCTACTTCGGTGATCTGCCGGAGCTCGCGGGCCGCACCGAGGCGTCGAGCGGCGAGGGTGTCGCCGACTGGCTGGGCAGCTGGACGGTCTTCTACTGGGCCTGGTGGATCTCCTGGACGCCGTTCGTCGGTATGTTCATCGCCCGCATCAGCCGGGGCCGTACGATCCGTCAGTTCGTCGGCGGCGTCATCCTGGTGCCGAGTACCGTCAGCCTGGTCTGGTTCGCGGTCTTCGGCGGTACGGCGATGAAGCTGCAGGAGGGCAAGCGGCTCGGCGAGGAGTCCACGCCCGAGGGGCAGCTGTTCGCCGTGCTTCAGCAGTATCCGATCGCCACCGCGACAAGCCTGCTCGTGATGATCCTCGTCGCCATCTTCTTCGTGTCCGGCGCGGATGCCGCGTCCATCGTGATGGGGACGCTCTCGCAGAAGGGCACCTTCGAACCGGCCAGGCTCGTGGTCATCTTCTGGGGTGCGGTGACCGGCGCCGTCGCGGCCATCATGCTGCTCATCGGCAACGGCAAGGGTGACGCGCTGGCGGGTCTGCAGAATCTGACGATCCTGGTGGCCGCGCCCTTTGTCCTGGTGATGGTGGGCATGTGTGTGGCCCTGATGCGCGATCTGCGCCACGACCCGCTGATCGTGCGGGGCGAGATCGGAGTGGAGGCCGTCGAGTCGGCCGTGATCGCGGGTCATACGAAGTACGACGGCGACTTCGAGATCCGCATCGGGCCGGGTGCGGGGCCAAGTGCGGGGCCGGATGCGGAGGGTGGTCAGAATCCGGTCAAAACTCCTTGATCGAGTCGGTTAAAGTTACTGACTGGTATTGATCAGCCCCGCAACGGGGCTCGCACGACCCGTACTTGGAGACACCCATGCGTCTACGCATCACCACCCTCGCCGTAACTGCCCTGATGGCGGGCGGCTTTGCGCTCGCCTCCGCGCCGGCCCAGGCCGCCCCCGGTGGCACGCAGGCCGTCGCGATGGCCGGCGGTGCCATCACCTGTCACCCCGAGGAGGACCGCGCCCAGGCGCAGAGGACCAAGCAGGCTGCCCAGCGGGCGCGCGTGGCGGGGAGGATCGCGGAGGCCAACCGTCTGAACGCCATCGCCAACGCGTACCTTCAGCGGGCCCAGCAGTGCGAGGACGCTGAGCGCAACATGTAGTCCCCGCTTTCCGTGATGCCGCCCGCCCCGGCCGGACCGGGGCGGGCGGCATCGTCCGGCGCACCCGGGCATACGGCGCCGTTCTTCTTCTCGTTCTCGTTCTGTGCCAGGCCTATGACGGTGTTCGCTCTATGACGCCGCCCGGAGCGCCAGGCGGGCGGCCGTCTCCGCGCAGCCCCAGGCGACCGTGACCCCCGCCCCTCCGTGACCGTAGTTGTGGACCAGCAGGCCGCCGCCGGGCAGCGGCTCCGCCTCGATCCGTACCCCCTGCGCCCTCGACGGGCGCAGCCCCACCCGGTGGCCGAGAATCCGCGCCTTCGCGATCTCCGGACGGATCCGCGCACAGCGGGCCACGATCGCCTCCGCCGTCGCCGGATCGGGCACCAGGTTCCAGTCGTCCTCGTCCGCGGTGCCGCCGAGGATCAGCCGCCCGGGCTGCGGGAAGAAGTACGTCGTCCTGCTCGACCCGTGGTCGACCGAAGTGAACCACTCCTCGATCCCCGGGTTCTCCACCAGCACCAACTGCCCGCGCACGGGCCGTACTCGATCGTCGGGGACGAGATGCCGCGCGTCGATCCCCGTGCAGTTGACCACGACCGGTGCCTCGGCGGCAGCCTCGGCGAAATCGGTCACCGTACGGGTCTCCACCACGCAGCCCGCCGCCTCCAACCGCCGCCGCAGCCAGCCGAGATGAACGGGCATGTCGATCAGCGGGATCCGGGCCCAGAGCCCGCCGTCGTGCCCCGGCGGAAGCTCGTGCGGATACGCGTCGCGCACCCCTTCCACCTGCGCCGACCACGGCCCCAGGTCCGCGGGCCGTTCATTGGCCTGCACGCCCGCGACGAGCCGCACGCCGGTCTGCTCGGGCTGGTCGGCCAGCTTTTCGTACACCCGCAGCGAGGCGATCGACCAGTCGCCGACCAGTTCCTCCGGCTCGATGCGGTACGGCCACCACAGCGCACCCGCCACCGCCGAGGTCGTCTCCCCGGCCGTGTCCCGGGACCAGACCCGCACCCGGGCGCCGCGCTCGGCCAGCACGATGGCGGTCGTCAGCCCGATGACTCCGCCGCCCACCACAATCACATCGGCTCTCATGGCGGGACCGTAGCCGATCGCCGATGTGCCGATCGCCGATGTGCCGATTACCGACTCCCGAATCGCCGATTGCCCAATGCCGTGCTCAGAACGGGTCACAAGTGGGGATACTCAGGACATGTCTGCCGAGTACGCGACCTTCGGGCTGGCGCCGGCGATGCGGGCCGGGGGAGTCCTCGCAGGTGGTGGCTACCAAGTGCACCGGGACTTCATGGACTTCATCGTCGACGGGCGGCCGCTGCTGTTTCAGCTCTCCGACCTCGACGCCGTCTCGCCGCTGGCCTCCGACGTACCACCGGCGATCTTCACCGCCCAGGTGCGCACACTGCTGCTCGACGCGGCGGCGCCGCTGGAGGGCGGCCGCTGTGTGATCTACGGCTGCCCCGAGTGCGAGGACATCCAGTGCGGAGCCGTGACCGCCGTGATCGAGCGCGACGGGGACGACATCGTGTGGCGGGACTTCGCCTGGCAGACGGACGGGAGGGCCGACCTGGAGCGCAACGGCTACCAGGGCATAGGGCCGTTCCGTTTCCGGGGCGTTGAGTACCGGGCCGAGCTGCAACAGCTGCTGCCCGACCCGGACGACAAGGAGTCCGCGGGGCAACGGCGCCGCCGGGTGCTGCTCATCGGCGCGCGCGTGGCCGTGCTCGCCAGGCTCGCCGCGACGCTGCGGACCATCGGCATCGGCGCCGAAATCACCCATGACGCGGCCGGGGTCCCCGCCGACGAGCTGCGGACATACGGCGCGGTCGCCTTCGGGCGCGCGGTCGGGGAGCAGGAACGGGCCGCGGTGCGCACGGCGTTCGAGCGGGCGGGCGCGGAGGTCGCGTACGTGAACGGGCTCGCCCCGATCATTCCGCTGCTGGTCGCACAGATCGAACACGCCCTGGACCGCGCCCCGTCGCAGCTCCGGCGGCTGACCAGGCTGACGGCGGCGGACGGCGTGGCGGGTGTGGAGGTGACCTCCGCGTGCCGGGTGCAGCTGGTCGCGTACCGCCTGGACCGGCTCCACCGCACGCACACACGCGAGCTGTTCGACGGGATGCTGGAGCCGGGTGAGCACCGAATTCCGCTGGACGGGCAGGCGGTGAAGGGGCAGTCCTTCCTTGTGGCACGCACCATGGGGAGCGTGCTGGTCGCGCCGATGATCCACTGACGATGACCCTGGCGAGCCGCGAATCGCCTCGCATGACGCATGGAGAGCCTCCCTGCGCGGCAGGCAGGGCTGTCCGGCGCTGCGAGGCCGGCGGCCGGGTTCCGAGCCGGTTCTTCCGCGCAGCGAACAGGAGCCGCCCTCCGGTGGCTGTCCTCCGCACCGCGAAGCCTGCGACGTTCTCCGGGGGCCGGGCCTTACGTGCTCCCGGGGCCGGGCCTTACGTGCCGCGAGACGCCGGGAGGCGGGGGGCTCGCTCCCGTGTCTCCCTCGCCCTCCTGGGCCGGGCGCCGGGGGCCTGCCCCCGGCTCGGGGAGGGGGCGGGGCGGGGTGGGGAACAGCCCCGCGCAGCGGCCCACCTCCCCGGCACGCCCCGGCCGCCGGCCCGACTAGGATCGGTCTCCTCATGACTGCCACCCTCGTCGCCAAGGATCTCGCCGCCGGACACGGCGACCGCTCGCTCTTCTCCGGGCTCGACCTCGTCGTCGCGCCGGGCGATGTGATCGGGCTCGTCGGTTCCAACGGCGCCGGCAAATCCACCCTGCTGCGTCTGCTCGCCGGCCTCGACCGGCCTGAGCAGGGCGCACTGCGGCTCTCCCCGCCCACTGCCACCGTCGGCCACCTCCCGCAGGAGCCGGAGCGGCGCGCGGGCGAGACCGTACGGGACTTCCTCGCCCGCCGTACGGGCGTCGCCGCCGCCCAGATCGCCATGGACGAGGCGACCCAGGCACTCGTCGACGGTGCGCCGGGCGCCGACGACGCGTACTCCATCAGCCTCGAGCGCTGGCTCGACCTGGGCGGCGCGGATCTCGACGAGCGCGCCGAGGAGGTCGCCGCCTCGCTCGGACTGACCATCGGTCTCGATCAGCCGATGACCGGGCTCTCCGGCGGCCAGGCGGCCCGCGCCGGCCTCGCCTCCCTGCTGCTGTCCCGCTACGACGTCTTCCTGCTCGACGAGCCGACCAACGACCTCGACCTGGACGGCCTCGAACGTCTCGAGACCTTCGTACGGGGCCTGCGTGCCGGTACGGTCGTCGTCAGTCACGACCGCGAGTTCCTCACCCGTACGGTGACCAAGGTCCTCGAACTCGATCTCGCGCAGCAGCAGATCACCCTGTACGGCGGCGGTTACGCGGCGTATCTGGAGGAGCGGGAGACCGCCCGCCGGCACGCCCGCGAGGACTTCGAGGAGTACGCCGACAAGAAGACGGCCCTGGAAGGCCGGGCCCAGATGCAGCGGTCCTGGATGGACAAGGGCGTCAAGAACGCCCGCCGCAAGGCGACCGACAGCGACAAGCTCGGCCGTAAGTTCCGCAGCGAGGCGAGCGAGAAGCAGGCGGCGAAGGCGCGCCAGACCCAGCGGATGATCGAACGGCTCGACACGGTGGAGGAACCCCGCAAGGAGTGGGAACTGCGGATGGAGATCGCCTCCGCGCCCCGCTCCGGCTCGGTCGTCGCCACCCTGCGCAGCGCCGAGGTCCGCCGCGGCGACTTCACCTTCGGCCCGGCCGACCTCCAGATCGACTGGGCGGACCGGGTCGCCATCACCGGCGCGAACGGCGCGGGCAAGTCCACACTGCTGGCCGCCCTGCTGGGCCGGCTCGACCTCGACACGGGTCACGCCTCGCTCGGCTCGGCCGTCGTGGTCGGCGAGGTCGACCAGGCCCGCGGCCTGTTCTACGGCACCGAGACCCTCCTCGACGCCTTCTGCGCGGCCGTCCCGGAGACGGAACCGGCCGAAGTCCGCACTCTGCTGGCCAAGTTCGGGCTGAAGGCGGAGCACGTACTGCGCCCGGCGACCACGCTCTCCCCGGGTGAACGCACCCGCGCCGCGCTGGCACTGCTCCAGGGCCGCGGCGTCAATCTGCTCGTACTCGACGAGCCGACGAACCATCTCGACCTGCCGGCGATCGAACAACTGGAGTCCGCGCTCGACTCGTACACCGGCACCCTGCTGCTGGTCACCCACGACCGCCGCATGCTCGAAGCGGTCCACACCACGCGCCGCATCGAAGTGTCCGACGGAAAGCTCACCGAACACTGACGACGGTGAGTGCGGCCCGGGACGGCGGTCATCCGCGTGTTCCCTTGCTGCCGACGGCACAGGAGTGCCCGGACATACGCGACGCGCGGTCGGGCGGCGGCCCACACCGGTGTGGTGCACCCCCCGGAACACGTGCGGGCGGGCGAGGGACAAACCCCCGCCCGCCCGCGCCGTCGTCCCCGCGCTCAGCCGCGCCTGCCGCCGTTCTTCGGGTCGACCAGGCCCGCGCGGCGCAGTGCGTCCGCCATCGCGCTGTTCGACGGAGCCGCCGCCGGGGCCTGACGGGCTCCGCCACCGCCACCGCCGCCGTTGCCGCCGCGCCGGTCGCGGCCGCCGCCGCCCTGGCGCTGCTGCGGAGGCCGGCCGCCCGCGCCGCCCTGGCCGCCGCGCTCGCGCTTCGGCGTGCTCCCGCCTCCGTCCGCACCCGCACCTGCGCGGTCCGCCGCCTCGTCGTCCAGCCGCAGCGTCAGCGAGATCCGCTTGCGCGGGATGTCGACGTCCAGCACCTTCACCTTCACCACGTCGCCCGGCTTCACCACGTCCCGCGGGTCCTTGACGAAGGTCTTCGACATGGCCGACACATGGACCAGGCCGTCCTGGTGGACACCCACGTCCACGAAGGCCCCGAACGCCGCGACATTGGTCACCACGCCCTCCAGGACCATCCCGGACACCAGATCGCCGATCTTCTCCACGCCCTCCTTGAAGGTGGCCGTCCTGAAGGCAGGACGCGGGTCGCGGCCCGGCTTCTCCAGCTCCCGCAGAATGTCCGTCACCGTCGGCAGACCGAATGTCTCGTCCACGAAGTCCGCCGGCTTCAGCGACCGCAGCACCGGCCCGTTGCCGATCAGCGACGCGACCTGGTCACCCGTGGTCTTCACCATGCGCCGCACCACCGGATACGCCTCCGGGTGCACGCTGGACGCGTCCAGCGGATCGTCGCCGCCCCGGATCCGCAGGAAGCCCGCGCACTGCTCGTACGCCTTCGGGCCGAGCCGCGCCACATCCTTGAGCGCCCTGCGCGAACGGAAGGGACCGTTCGAGTCGCGGTGCGCCACGATGTTCTCGGCCAGACCCGCCCCGATGCCCGACACCCGTGACAGCAGTGGCGCGGACGCGGTGTTGACGTCGACGCCCACGCCGTTCACACAGTCCTCCACGACCGCGTCCAGCGAGCGCGAGAGCTTCACTTCGGACAGATCGTGCTGGTACTGGCCGACTCCGATCGACCTGGGATCGATCTTCACGAGCTCGGCCAGCGGGTCCTGGAGCCGACGGGCGATGGAGACGGCGCCGCGCAGCGACACATCCATGTCGGGCAGCTCCTGAGAGGCGAACGCCGACGCCGAGTACACCGAGGCGCCCGCCTCCGAGACCATCACCTTGGTGAGGTTCAACTCCGGGTGCTTGGCACACAGTTCACCGGCGAGCTTGTCGGTCTCGCGGGACGCCGTGCCGTTACCGATGGCGATCAGATCGACCGCATGCTCCTTGGCCAGCCGCGCCAGCTTCGCGAGCGACTCGTCCCACCTGTTCGCCGGCACGTGAGGGTGGATGACGTCGGTGGCGACGACCTTGCCGGTGGCGTCGACGACGGCGACCTTCACACCCGTACGGAAGCCGGGGTCGAGCCCCAGCGTCGCCCGCGTACCGGCCGGCGCGGCCAGCAGCAGGTCCCGCAGGTTCGCCGCGAAGACCCGTACCGCCTCGTCCTCGGCCGCCGTACGCAGTCGCAGCCGCAGATCGATCCCCAGATGCACCAGGATCCGGGTCCGCCACGCCCAGCGCACCGTGTCCACGAGCCACTTGTCGCCCGGCCGGCCGTGGTCGGCCACCTGGAAGCGGCGGGCGACCATCCCCTCGTACGCGGTGGGCCCGGGCGTCTCGGAGGGCTCCTCCGGCTCCAGCACCAGGTCGAGGACGTCTTCCTTCTCGCCCCGGAGCATGGCGAGCACCCGGTGCGAGGGAAGCGCGGTGAACGGCTCCGCGAAGTCGAAGTAGTCGGCGAACTTCGCGCCCGGCCCCTCTTTGGCGTCGCCTTTGCCCTCCCGCACCTTCGCCACGAGCCGGCCCCGCGTCCACATCCGCTCGCGCAGCTCGCCGATCAGGTCGGCGTCCTCGGAGAAACGCTCCGTCAGGATCGCCCGCGCGCCCTCCAGAGCGGCGGCGGCGTCCGCGACGCCCTTGTCGGCGTCGACGAAGGCCGCCGCGGCGGCGAGCGGCTCCACCGACGGGTCGGCAAGCAGCCCTTCGGCGAGCGGCTCGAGACCGGCCTCGCGGGCGATCTGCGCCTTCGTCCGCCGCTTCGGCTTGAACGGCAGGTAGATGTCCTCCAGCCGCGCCTTGGTGTCGGCGCCCCGGATCTGCGCCTCCAGCGCAGCGTCCAGCTTGCCCTGTTCGCGTACGGACTCCAGGATCGCGGTCCGCCGCTCCTCGAGCTCCCGCAGATACCGCAGCCGCTCCTCGAGCGTGCGCAGCTGCGCGTCGTCGAGCATCTCGGTTGCTTCCTTGCGGTAGCGCGCGATGAACGGCACGGTCGACCCGCCGTCGAGCAGCTCGACGGCCGCCTTCACCTGCCGCTCGCGTACGCCGAGCTCCTCGGCGATCCTGCCTTCGATGGACGTCGTCACGGTTCCCCGACTCGCCTTCTCATGCTGGCTGTGCTGGCTGTGCTTGAGAGTGCATTGTGCCGGGTGGCCGGGGGCCGTGTCGCCCGCCGGCTCAGGCGCGGCGCGTCCGGCGGCCGCCACGCGAGGCTCCGCCGAAGA includes:
- a CDS encoding BCCT family transporter, whose product is MTANLPDHPQETGRPRTDRVVFGVTAVLTLAFVVWGSVATDTLEEVSSSMLSGLIHNGGWAFVLAASGFVVFALWLAISRYGKIPLGREGEGPEFRTVSWVAMMFSAGMGIGLMFYGVSEPLAHFITPPPGTDPADAAEAMQTAMATTLFHWTLHPWAIYAVVGLAIAYSTFRRRRRQTISSVFVPLIGEKKAHGAPGRVIDILAIFATLFGSAASLGLGTLQIGSGFLELGWMEKVSTGLLVGIIATLTLAFVLSAVSGVERGIQWLSNINMVLALLLVVFVFVAGPTIIILDLLPTSIAAYFGDLPELAGRTEASSGEGVADWLGSWTVFYWAWWISWTPFVGMFIARISRGRTIRQFVGGVILVPSTVSLVWFAVFGGTAMKLQEGKRLGEESTPEGQLFAVLQQYPIATATSLLVMILVAIFFVSGADAASIVMGTLSQKGTFEPARLVVIFWGAVTGAVAAIMLLIGNGKGDALAGLQNLTILVAAPFVLVMVGMCVALMRDLRHDPLIVRGEIGVEAVESAVIAGHTKYDGDFEIRIGPGAGPSAGPDAEGGQNPVKTP
- a CDS encoding oxidoreductase, with the protein product MSAEYATFGLAPAMRAGGVLAGGGYQVHRDFMDFIVDGRPLLFQLSDLDAVSPLASDVPPAIFTAQVRTLLLDAAAPLEGGRCVIYGCPECEDIQCGAVTAVIERDGDDIVWRDFAWQTDGRADLERNGYQGIGPFRFRGVEYRAELQQLLPDPDDKESAGQRRRRVLLIGARVAVLARLAATLRTIGIGAEITHDAAGVPADELRTYGAVAFGRAVGEQERAAVRTAFERAGAEVAYVNGLAPIIPLLVAQIEHALDRAPSQLRRLTRLTAADGVAGVEVTSACRVQLVAYRLDRLHRTHTRELFDGMLEPGEHRIPLDGQAVKGQSFLVARTMGSVLVAPMIH
- a CDS encoding Tex family protein; amino-acid sequence: MTTSIEGRIAEELGVRERQVKAAVELLDGGSTVPFIARYRKEATEMLDDAQLRTLEERLRYLRELEERRTAILESVREQGKLDAALEAQIRGADTKARLEDIYLPFKPKRRTKAQIAREAGLEPLAEGLLADPSVEPLAAAAAFVDADKGVADAAAALEGARAILTERFSEDADLIGELRERMWTRGRLVAKVREGKGDAKEGPGAKFADYFDFAEPFTALPSHRVLAMLRGEKEDVLDLVLEPEEPSETPGPTAYEGMVARRFQVADHGRPGDKWLVDTVRWAWRTRILVHLGIDLRLRLRTAAEDEAVRVFAANLRDLLLAAPAGTRATLGLDPGFRTGVKVAVVDATGKVVATDVIHPHVPANRWDESLAKLARLAKEHAVDLIAIGNGTASRETDKLAGELCAKHPELNLTKVMVSEAGASVYSASAFASQELPDMDVSLRGAVSIARRLQDPLAELVKIDPRSIGVGQYQHDLSEVKLSRSLDAVVEDCVNGVGVDVNTASAPLLSRVSGIGAGLAENIVAHRDSNGPFRSRRALKDVARLGPKAYEQCAGFLRIRGGDDPLDASSVHPEAYPVVRRMVKTTGDQVASLIGNGPVLRSLKPADFVDETFGLPTVTDILRELEKPGRDPRPAFRTATFKEGVEKIGDLVSGMVLEGVVTNVAAFGAFVDVGVHQDGLVHVSAMSKTFVKDPRDVVKPGDVVKVKVLDVDIPRKRISLTLRLDDEAADRAGAGADGGGSTPKRERGGQGGAGGRPPQQRQGGGGRDRRGGNGGGGGGGARQAPAAAPSNSAMADALRRAGLVDPKNGGRRG
- a CDS encoding FAD-dependent oxidoreductase; the encoded protein is MRADVIVVGGGVIGLTTAIVLAERGARVRVWSRDTAGETTSAVAGALWWPYRIEPEELVGDWSIASLRVYEKLADQPEQTGVRLVAGVQANERPADLGPWSAQVEGVRDAYPHELPPGHDGGLWARIPLIDMPVHLGWLRRRLEAAGCVVETRTVTDFAEAAAEAPVVVNCTGIDARHLVPDDRVRPVRGQLVLVENPGIEEWFTSVDHGSSRTTYFFPQPGRLILGGTADEDDWNLVPDPATAEAIVARCARIRPEIAKARILGHRVGLRPSRAQGVRIEAEPLPGGGLLVHNYGHGGAGVTVAWGCAETAARLALRAAS
- a CDS encoding ABC-F family ATP-binding cassette domain-containing protein — translated: MTATLVAKDLAAGHGDRSLFSGLDLVVAPGDVIGLVGSNGAGKSTLLRLLAGLDRPEQGALRLSPPTATVGHLPQEPERRAGETVRDFLARRTGVAAAQIAMDEATQALVDGAPGADDAYSISLERWLDLGGADLDERAEEVAASLGLTIGLDQPMTGLSGGQAARAGLASLLLSRYDVFLLDEPTNDLDLDGLERLETFVRGLRAGTVVVSHDREFLTRTVTKVLELDLAQQQITLYGGGYAAYLEERETARRHAREDFEEYADKKTALEGRAQMQRSWMDKGVKNARRKATDSDKLGRKFRSEASEKQAAKARQTQRMIERLDTVEEPRKEWELRMEIASAPRSGSVVATLRSAEVRRGDFTFGPADLQIDWADRVAITGANGAGKSTLLAALLGRLDLDTGHASLGSAVVVGEVDQARGLFYGTETLLDAFCAAVPETEPAEVRTLLAKFGLKAEHVLRPATTLSPGERTRAALALLQGRGVNLLVLDEPTNHLDLPAIEQLESALDSYTGTLLLVTHDRRMLEAVHTTRRIEVSDGKLTEH